In the genome of Patagioenas fasciata isolate bPatFas1 chromosome 12, bPatFas1.hap1, whole genome shotgun sequence, one region contains:
- the LOC136106849 gene encoding olfactory receptor 10A7-like: MKPGNQTVATHFFLSGFAFRGKMQLLFFMLISVMFLATLIGNSLIVVITTIDPVLHTPMYYLLKNLALTEICYSLTIVPRMLAILLVERKVISFTACALQLNCVFVFVTCECFLLGAMAYDRQAAICHPLHYATMMNRDRCFKMAIGSWLCGVPVALGFTTWLFTLPFCGRNTVDHFFCDVSPLLKLVCVDTAFFELLIFIAIVLIVMIPFSLIAISYLCIIHAVLQIPLAVGQRRAFSTCAAHLVVVTLFYSTIGIIHLRPKSSLSSDMKKMVSLSYTVVTPMLNPIIYSLRNHEVKQSLRTCIDKWLLREQTTLFSPYRCWIPCSCKVFP, from the coding sequence ATGAAGCCAGGAAACCAAACCGTTGCTACTCACTTCTTCCTTTCGGGGTTTGCCTTCCGTGGCAAGATGCAGCTCCTGTTTTTCATGCTGATTTCTGTCATGTTCCTGGCCACGTTGATAGGGAACTCTCTAATTGTTGTGATCACAACCATTGACCCTGTCCTACATACGCCCATGTACTACCTCCTAAAGAACCTTGCCTTGACAGAAATCTGCTACAGcctcaccattgtccccaggatgcTTGCAATTCTGCTGGTGGAGAGAAAAGTTATTTCCTTCACAGCTTGCGCCTTACAGCTCAACTGCGTTTTTGTTTTTGTCACCTGTGAGTGTTTCCTCTTAGGAGCAATGGCTTATGACCGGCAAGCGGCAATATGCCACCCATTGCATTATGCCACCATGATGAACAGGGATCGCTGCTTCAAGATGGCCATTGGGTCTTGGCTGTGTGGTGTCCCCGTGGCTCTGGGCTTCACCACGTGGTTATTTACCCTGCCCTTCTGTGGGAGAAACACAGTTGATCATTTCTTTTGTGATGTTTCTCCTTTGCTGAAGCTGGTGTGTGTAGACACAGCCTTCTTTGAACTGCTGATTTTTATTGCTATTGTCCTGATAGTGATGATTCCCTTTTCTCTGATTGCCATCTCCTACCTTTGCATTATCCATGCGGTTCTTCAGATACCCTTGGCTGTGGGCCAGAGGCGAGCCTTTTCCACCTGTGCAGCTCACCTGGTGGTTGTGACTCTTTTCTACAGTACAATTGGCATCATTCACCTGCGACCCAAGTCCAGCCTCTCATCCGACATGAAGAAAATGGTGTCCCTGTCTTACACAGTTGTCACTCCCATgctcaaccccatcatctacagCTTGAGGAACCACGAAGTCAAGCAAAGCTTGAGGACATGCATTGACAAGTGGTTACTTAGGGAGCAGACGACCCTTTTTTCTCCATACA